In one Mustela lutreola isolate mMusLut2 chromosome 8, mMusLut2.pri, whole genome shotgun sequence genomic region, the following are encoded:
- the NCAPH2 gene encoding condensin-2 complex subunit H2 isoform X4 has translation MDRKELDQICISFDEGKTTMNFIEAALLIQGSACVYSKKVEYLYSLVYQALDFISGKKRAKQLSSERENGARGDTSSMAPQEGEDQFVSLDDLPDSRANVDLRTDLPLREVLIVPLLPMALVAPHEMEKNVSPLYSCQGEVLASRKDFRMNTCTPHPRGAFMLEPVGISPVETLLPRNRKEAERAEEQPMEVAACGPGPVLDVSPESSASPEGPMPGGGGEDEGAEEAAELPEATAPEAPQEPQEPRSPQESAAQPGRCVLRERRQPASLVKETPDPWQSLDPFDSLDSKPFKKGRPFSVPPCVEEVPGQKRKRKGAAKLQDFHQWYLAAYADHADSRRPRRKGPSFADMEVLYWKHVKEQLETLRKLQRREMTERWLPRPEEGLWPVEDQLEDSLEDLGTAADDFLEPEEYAEPQEAKPGEAADLEAEAMPASLSYEELVRRNVELFIATSQKFVQETELSQRIRDWEDTLQPLLQEQEQHVPFDIHTYGDQVVSRFSQLNQWCPFAELVAGQPAFEVCRSMLASLQLANDHTVEITQQPGLEAAVDTMSLRLLTHQRAHKRFQTYAAPSMAQP, from the exons CTGGACCAAATCTGCATCTCTTTTGACGAAGGGAAAACCACAATGAACTTCATTGAGGCAGCGCTGTTGATCCAGGGGTCAGCCTGTGTCTACAGTAAGAAG GTGGAGTACCTCTACTCGCTGGTCTACCAGGCTCTCGACTTCATTTCTGGCAAGAA GCGGGCCAAGCAGCTCTCCTCGGAGCGGGAAAATGGGGCCAGGGGGGACACCAGCTCCATGGCTCCCCAGGAGGGGGAGGACCAG TTCGTGTCGCTGGATGACCTCCCGGACTCGCGTGCTAATGTGGATCTGAGGACTGACCTGCCCCTCCGT GAGGTCCTCATTGTCCCTCTCCTGCCCATGGCCCTCGTGGCCCCTCATGAGATGGAGAAGAACGTCAGCCCCCTGTACAG CTGTCAGGGGGAGGTCCTAGCCAGCCGGAAGGATTTTAGGATGAATAcatgcaccccccaccccaggggagcCTTCATGTTGGAGCCAGTCGGCATCTCCCCAGTGGAGACCCTGCTGCCGAGGAACCGGAAGG AGGCTGAGAGGGCTGAAGAGCAGCCAATGGAAGTTGCTGCGTGCGGTCCTGGCCCTGTGCTCGACGTCTCCCCGGAGTCCA GTGCCTCTCCAGAAGGCCCAATGCCTGGAGGTGGTGGTGAGGATGAGGGCGCAGAGGAGGCAGCAGAGCTTCCTGAGGCCACAGCCCCCGAGGCCcctcaggagccccaggaacccaGGAGCCCGCAGGAG AGCGCTGCCCAGCCTGGTCGGTGTGTGCTACGGGAGCGACGGCAGCCAGCGTCCCTGGTGAAG GAGACTCCAGACCCCTGGCAGAGCCTGGACCCCTTTGACTCCCTGGACTCTAAGCCTTTCAAGAAAG GTAGGCCTTTCTCCGTACCCCCCTGCGTGGAGGAGGTTCCAGGACAGAAGCGCAAGAGGAAGGGTGCCGCCAAGCTGCAGGACTTCCACCAGTGGTACCTGGCTGCCT ATGCTGACCACGCTGACAGCAGGAGGCCCCGGCGAAAGGGCCCGTCCTTTGCAG ACATGGAGGTCCTGTACTGGAAGCATGTAAAGGAGCAGTTGGAGACTCTCCGGAAGCTGCAGAGGAGGGAG ATGACTGAGCGGTGGCTGCCGAGGCCGGAGGAAGGGCTGTGGCCTGTGGAGGACCAGCTGGAGGATTCCCTGGAGGATCTCGGGACAGCAG CAGATGACTTTCTCGAGCCTGAGGAGTATGCAGAGCCTCAGGAGGCAAAGCCTGGGGAAGCTGCTGACCTGG AGGCAGAGGCCATGCCAGCATCCCTGAGCTATGAGGAGCTGGTCCGAAGGAATGTG GAGCTCTTCATCGCCACCTCTCAGAAGTTCGTCCAGGAGACGGAGCTGAGCCAGCGCATCAGGGACTGGGAGGATActctccagcccctgctccaAGAGCAG GAACAGCACGTGCCCTTTGACATCCATACTTACGGGGACCAGGTGGTGTCCAGGTTCAGCCAGCTCAACCAGTGGTGTCCCTTTGCGGAGCTCGTAGCTGGCCAGCCTGCCTTCGAGGTGTGTCGCTCAATGCTGGCGTCCCTGCAGCTG GCCAACGACCACACGGTGGAGATCACCCAGCAGCCGGGGCTGGAGGCGGCCGTGGACACCATGTCCCTGAGACTCCTCACACACCAACGGGCCCACAAGCGCTTCCAGACCTACGCTGCCCCCTCCATGGCCCAGCCCTGA
- the NCAPH2 gene encoding condensin-2 complex subunit H2 isoform X2 — MEDVEARFAHLLQPIRDLTKNWEVDVAAQLGEYLEELDQICISFDEGKTTMNFIEAALLIQGSACVYSKKVEYLYSLVYQALDFISGKKRAKQLSSERENGARGDTSSMAPQEGEDQFVSLDDLPDSRANVDLRTDLPLREVLIVPLLPMALVAPHEMEKNVSPLYSCQGEVLASRKDFRMNTCTPHPRGAFMLEPVGISPVETLLPRNRKEAERAEEQPMEVAACGPGPVLDVSPESSASPEGPMPGGGGEDEGAEEAAELPEATAPEAPQEPQEPRSPQESAAQPGRCVLRERRQPASLVKETPDPWQSLDPFDSLDSKPFKKGRPFSVPPCVEEVPGQKRKRKGAAKLQDFHQWYLAAYADHADSRRPRRKGPSFADMEVLYWKHVKEQLETLRKLQRREMTERWLPRPEEGLWPVEDQLEDSLEDLGTADDFLEPEEYAEPQEAKPGEAADLEAEAMPASLSYEELVRRNVELFIATSQKFVQETELSQRIRDWEDTLQPLLQEQEQHVPFDIHTYGDQVVSRFSQLNQWCPFAELVAGQPAFEVCRSMLASLQLANDHTVEITQQPGLEAAVDTMSLRLLTHQRAHKRFQTYAAPSMAQP; from the exons CTGGACCAAATCTGCATCTCTTTTGACGAAGGGAAAACCACAATGAACTTCATTGAGGCAGCGCTGTTGATCCAGGGGTCAGCCTGTGTCTACAGTAAGAAG GTGGAGTACCTCTACTCGCTGGTCTACCAGGCTCTCGACTTCATTTCTGGCAAGAA GCGGGCCAAGCAGCTCTCCTCGGAGCGGGAAAATGGGGCCAGGGGGGACACCAGCTCCATGGCTCCCCAGGAGGGGGAGGACCAG TTCGTGTCGCTGGATGACCTCCCGGACTCGCGTGCTAATGTGGATCTGAGGACTGACCTGCCCCTCCGT GAGGTCCTCATTGTCCCTCTCCTGCCCATGGCCCTCGTGGCCCCTCATGAGATGGAGAAGAACGTCAGCCCCCTGTACAG CTGTCAGGGGGAGGTCCTAGCCAGCCGGAAGGATTTTAGGATGAATAcatgcaccccccaccccaggggagcCTTCATGTTGGAGCCAGTCGGCATCTCCCCAGTGGAGACCCTGCTGCCGAGGAACCGGAAGG AGGCTGAGAGGGCTGAAGAGCAGCCAATGGAAGTTGCTGCGTGCGGTCCTGGCCCTGTGCTCGACGTCTCCCCGGAGTCCA GTGCCTCTCCAGAAGGCCCAATGCCTGGAGGTGGTGGTGAGGATGAGGGCGCAGAGGAGGCAGCAGAGCTTCCTGAGGCCACAGCCCCCGAGGCCcctcaggagccccaggaacccaGGAGCCCGCAGGAG AGCGCTGCCCAGCCTGGTCGGTGTGTGCTACGGGAGCGACGGCAGCCAGCGTCCCTGGTGAAG GAGACTCCAGACCCCTGGCAGAGCCTGGACCCCTTTGACTCCCTGGACTCTAAGCCTTTCAAGAAAG GTAGGCCTTTCTCCGTACCCCCCTGCGTGGAGGAGGTTCCAGGACAGAAGCGCAAGAGGAAGGGTGCCGCCAAGCTGCAGGACTTCCACCAGTGGTACCTGGCTGCCT ATGCTGACCACGCTGACAGCAGGAGGCCCCGGCGAAAGGGCCCGTCCTTTGCAG ACATGGAGGTCCTGTACTGGAAGCATGTAAAGGAGCAGTTGGAGACTCTCCGGAAGCTGCAGAGGAGGGAG ATGACTGAGCGGTGGCTGCCGAGGCCGGAGGAAGGGCTGTGGCCTGTGGAGGACCAGCTGGAGGATTCCCTGGAGGATCTCGGGACAGCAG ATGACTTTCTCGAGCCTGAGGAGTATGCAGAGCCTCAGGAGGCAAAGCCTGGGGAAGCTGCTGACCTGG AGGCAGAGGCCATGCCAGCATCCCTGAGCTATGAGGAGCTGGTCCGAAGGAATGTG GAGCTCTTCATCGCCACCTCTCAGAAGTTCGTCCAGGAGACGGAGCTGAGCCAGCGCATCAGGGACTGGGAGGATActctccagcccctgctccaAGAGCAG GAACAGCACGTGCCCTTTGACATCCATACTTACGGGGACCAGGTGGTGTCCAGGTTCAGCCAGCTCAACCAGTGGTGTCCCTTTGCGGAGCTCGTAGCTGGCCAGCCTGCCTTCGAGGTGTGTCGCTCAATGCTGGCGTCCCTGCAGCTG GCCAACGACCACACGGTGGAGATCACCCAGCAGCCGGGGCTGGAGGCGGCCGTGGACACCATGTCCCTGAGACTCCTCACACACCAACGGGCCCACAAGCGCTTCCAGACCTACGCTGCCCCCTCCATGGCCCAGCCCTGA
- the LOC131839668 gene encoding protein SCO2 homolog, mitochondrial, translating into MLLLVWAPRAWHRLFLLKPRALLWSRGDKVLHVGYRRLSGHAPGEQRRQSQPQGPRFRTRLLITALFGAGLGGAWLAARAEKERRQQQQRTEALRQAAVGQGDFSLLDHRGQARCKADFRGQWVLLYFGFTHCPDICPDELEKLVHVVEQLEAEPGLPPVQPVFITVDPERDTAAAMARYVQDFHPRLLGLTGSAEQVAQVTRSYRVYYSAGPKDEDQDYIVDHSIAIYLLSPDGLFTDYYGRAKSAQQIADSVRRHMTAFRSVLH; encoded by the coding sequence ATGCTGCTGCTGGTTTGGGCACCCAGGGCTTGGCACAGGCTCTTTCTGCTCAAGCCCCGAGCCCTTCTCTGGTCCCGGGGAGATAAGGTCCTACACGTGGGATACCGGCGCCTGTCAGGGCACGCCCCTGGagagcagagaaggcagagccAGCCCCAGGGCCCTAGGTTTCGGACCAGGCTGCTGATCACTGCTTTgtttggggctgggctgggcggggCCTGGCTGGCTGCGAGGGCTGAGAAGGAGAGGCGACAGCAGCAGCAGCGGACGGAAGCCCTGCGCCAGGCAGCTGTGGGCCAGGGCGACTTCAGCCTGCTGGACCACCGGGGACAGGCTCGCTGCAAGGCTGACTTCCGGGGTCAGTGGGTACTGCTGTACTTTGGGTTCACTCACTGCCCCGACATCTGCCCAGACGAGCTCGAGAAGCTGGTGCATGTGGTTGAACAGCTGGAGGCCGAGCCTGGCCTGCCCCCCGTGCAGCCTGTCTTCATCACCGTGGACCCTGAACGTGACACTGCCGCAGCCATGGCCCGCTACGTGCAGGACTTCCACCCGCGGCTGCTGGGCCTGACTGGTTCCGCGGAGCAGGTAGCCCAGGTGACCCGCAGCTACCGCGTGTACTACAGCGCTGGCCCTAAGGACGAGGACCAGGATTACATCGTGGACCACTCCATTGCCATCTACCTGCTCAGCCCCGATGGCCTCTTCACAGACTACTATGGCCGGGCCAAATCCGCACAGCAGATCGCGGACAGTGTCCGACGCCACATGACTGCCTTCCGCAGCGTCCTGCACTAA
- the NCAPH2 gene encoding condensin-2 complex subunit H2 isoform X3: MEDVEARFAHLLQPIRDLTKNWEVDVAAQLGEYLEELDQICISFDEGKTTMNFIEAALLIQGSACVYSKKVEYLYSLVYQALDFISGKKRAKQLSSERENGARGDTSSMAPQEGEDQFVSLDDLPDSRANVDLRTDLPLREVLIVPLLPMALVAPHEMEKNVSPLYSCQGEVLASRKDFRMNTCTPHPRGAFMLEPVGISPVETLLPRNRKEAERAEEQPMEVAACGPGPVLDVSPESSASPEGPMPGGGGEDEGAEEAAELPEATAPEAPQEPQEPRSPQESAAQPGRCVLRERRQPASLVKETPDPWQSLDPFDSLDSKPFKKGRPFSVPPCVEEVPGQKRKRKGAAKLQDFHQWYLAAYADHADSRRPRRKGPSFADMEVLYWKHVKEQLETLRKLQRREMTERWLPRPEEGLWPVEDQLEDSLEDLGTAADDFLEPEEYAEPQEAKPGEAADLEAEAMPASLSYEELVRRNVELFIATSQKFVQETELSQRIRDWEDTLQPLLQEQEQHVPFDIHTYGDQVVSRFSQLNQWCPFAELVAGQPAFEANDHTVEITQQPGLEAAVDTMSLRLLTHQRAHKRFQTYAAPSMAQP; this comes from the exons CTGGACCAAATCTGCATCTCTTTTGACGAAGGGAAAACCACAATGAACTTCATTGAGGCAGCGCTGTTGATCCAGGGGTCAGCCTGTGTCTACAGTAAGAAG GTGGAGTACCTCTACTCGCTGGTCTACCAGGCTCTCGACTTCATTTCTGGCAAGAA GCGGGCCAAGCAGCTCTCCTCGGAGCGGGAAAATGGGGCCAGGGGGGACACCAGCTCCATGGCTCCCCAGGAGGGGGAGGACCAG TTCGTGTCGCTGGATGACCTCCCGGACTCGCGTGCTAATGTGGATCTGAGGACTGACCTGCCCCTCCGT GAGGTCCTCATTGTCCCTCTCCTGCCCATGGCCCTCGTGGCCCCTCATGAGATGGAGAAGAACGTCAGCCCCCTGTACAG CTGTCAGGGGGAGGTCCTAGCCAGCCGGAAGGATTTTAGGATGAATAcatgcaccccccaccccaggggagcCTTCATGTTGGAGCCAGTCGGCATCTCCCCAGTGGAGACCCTGCTGCCGAGGAACCGGAAGG AGGCTGAGAGGGCTGAAGAGCAGCCAATGGAAGTTGCTGCGTGCGGTCCTGGCCCTGTGCTCGACGTCTCCCCGGAGTCCA GTGCCTCTCCAGAAGGCCCAATGCCTGGAGGTGGTGGTGAGGATGAGGGCGCAGAGGAGGCAGCAGAGCTTCCTGAGGCCACAGCCCCCGAGGCCcctcaggagccccaggaacccaGGAGCCCGCAGGAG AGCGCTGCCCAGCCTGGTCGGTGTGTGCTACGGGAGCGACGGCAGCCAGCGTCCCTGGTGAAG GAGACTCCAGACCCCTGGCAGAGCCTGGACCCCTTTGACTCCCTGGACTCTAAGCCTTTCAAGAAAG GTAGGCCTTTCTCCGTACCCCCCTGCGTGGAGGAGGTTCCAGGACAGAAGCGCAAGAGGAAGGGTGCCGCCAAGCTGCAGGACTTCCACCAGTGGTACCTGGCTGCCT ATGCTGACCACGCTGACAGCAGGAGGCCCCGGCGAAAGGGCCCGTCCTTTGCAG ACATGGAGGTCCTGTACTGGAAGCATGTAAAGGAGCAGTTGGAGACTCTCCGGAAGCTGCAGAGGAGGGAG ATGACTGAGCGGTGGCTGCCGAGGCCGGAGGAAGGGCTGTGGCCTGTGGAGGACCAGCTGGAGGATTCCCTGGAGGATCTCGGGACAGCAG CAGATGACTTTCTCGAGCCTGAGGAGTATGCAGAGCCTCAGGAGGCAAAGCCTGGGGAAGCTGCTGACCTGG AGGCAGAGGCCATGCCAGCATCCCTGAGCTATGAGGAGCTGGTCCGAAGGAATGTG GAGCTCTTCATCGCCACCTCTCAGAAGTTCGTCCAGGAGACGGAGCTGAGCCAGCGCATCAGGGACTGGGAGGATActctccagcccctgctccaAGAGCAG GAACAGCACGTGCCCTTTGACATCCATACTTACGGGGACCAGGTGGTGTCCAGGTTCAGCCAGCTCAACCAGTGGTGTCCCTTTGCGGAGCTCGTAGCTGGCCAGCCTGCCTTCGAG GCCAACGACCACACGGTGGAGATCACCCAGCAGCCGGGGCTGGAGGCGGCCGTGGACACCATGTCCCTGAGACTCCTCACACACCAACGGGCCCACAAGCGCTTCCAGACCTACGCTGCCCCCTCCATGGCCCAGCCCTGA
- the NCAPH2 gene encoding condensin-2 complex subunit H2 isoform X1, producing MEDVEARFAHLLQPIRDLTKNWEVDVAAQLGEYLEELDQICISFDEGKTTMNFIEAALLIQGSACVYSKKVEYLYSLVYQALDFISGKKRAKQLSSERENGARGDTSSMAPQEGEDQFVSLDDLPDSRANVDLRTDLPLREVLIVPLLPMALVAPHEMEKNVSPLYSCQGEVLASRKDFRMNTCTPHPRGAFMLEPVGISPVETLLPRNRKEAERAEEQPMEVAACGPGPVLDVSPESSASPEGPMPGGGGEDEGAEEAAELPEATAPEAPQEPQEPRSPQESAAQPGRCVLRERRQPASLVKETPDPWQSLDPFDSLDSKPFKKGRPFSVPPCVEEVPGQKRKRKGAAKLQDFHQWYLAAYADHADSRRPRRKGPSFADMEVLYWKHVKEQLETLRKLQRREMTERWLPRPEEGLWPVEDQLEDSLEDLGTAADDFLEPEEYAEPQEAKPGEAADLEAEAMPASLSYEELVRRNVELFIATSQKFVQETELSQRIRDWEDTLQPLLQEQEQHVPFDIHTYGDQVVSRFSQLNQWCPFAELVAGQPAFEVCRSMLASLQLANDHTVEITQQPGLEAAVDTMSLRLLTHQRAHKRFQTYAAPSMAQP from the exons CTGGACCAAATCTGCATCTCTTTTGACGAAGGGAAAACCACAATGAACTTCATTGAGGCAGCGCTGTTGATCCAGGGGTCAGCCTGTGTCTACAGTAAGAAG GTGGAGTACCTCTACTCGCTGGTCTACCAGGCTCTCGACTTCATTTCTGGCAAGAA GCGGGCCAAGCAGCTCTCCTCGGAGCGGGAAAATGGGGCCAGGGGGGACACCAGCTCCATGGCTCCCCAGGAGGGGGAGGACCAG TTCGTGTCGCTGGATGACCTCCCGGACTCGCGTGCTAATGTGGATCTGAGGACTGACCTGCCCCTCCGT GAGGTCCTCATTGTCCCTCTCCTGCCCATGGCCCTCGTGGCCCCTCATGAGATGGAGAAGAACGTCAGCCCCCTGTACAG CTGTCAGGGGGAGGTCCTAGCCAGCCGGAAGGATTTTAGGATGAATAcatgcaccccccaccccaggggagcCTTCATGTTGGAGCCAGTCGGCATCTCCCCAGTGGAGACCCTGCTGCCGAGGAACCGGAAGG AGGCTGAGAGGGCTGAAGAGCAGCCAATGGAAGTTGCTGCGTGCGGTCCTGGCCCTGTGCTCGACGTCTCCCCGGAGTCCA GTGCCTCTCCAGAAGGCCCAATGCCTGGAGGTGGTGGTGAGGATGAGGGCGCAGAGGAGGCAGCAGAGCTTCCTGAGGCCACAGCCCCCGAGGCCcctcaggagccccaggaacccaGGAGCCCGCAGGAG AGCGCTGCCCAGCCTGGTCGGTGTGTGCTACGGGAGCGACGGCAGCCAGCGTCCCTGGTGAAG GAGACTCCAGACCCCTGGCAGAGCCTGGACCCCTTTGACTCCCTGGACTCTAAGCCTTTCAAGAAAG GTAGGCCTTTCTCCGTACCCCCCTGCGTGGAGGAGGTTCCAGGACAGAAGCGCAAGAGGAAGGGTGCCGCCAAGCTGCAGGACTTCCACCAGTGGTACCTGGCTGCCT ATGCTGACCACGCTGACAGCAGGAGGCCCCGGCGAAAGGGCCCGTCCTTTGCAG ACATGGAGGTCCTGTACTGGAAGCATGTAAAGGAGCAGTTGGAGACTCTCCGGAAGCTGCAGAGGAGGGAG ATGACTGAGCGGTGGCTGCCGAGGCCGGAGGAAGGGCTGTGGCCTGTGGAGGACCAGCTGGAGGATTCCCTGGAGGATCTCGGGACAGCAG CAGATGACTTTCTCGAGCCTGAGGAGTATGCAGAGCCTCAGGAGGCAAAGCCTGGGGAAGCTGCTGACCTGG AGGCAGAGGCCATGCCAGCATCCCTGAGCTATGAGGAGCTGGTCCGAAGGAATGTG GAGCTCTTCATCGCCACCTCTCAGAAGTTCGTCCAGGAGACGGAGCTGAGCCAGCGCATCAGGGACTGGGAGGATActctccagcccctgctccaAGAGCAG GAACAGCACGTGCCCTTTGACATCCATACTTACGGGGACCAGGTGGTGTCCAGGTTCAGCCAGCTCAACCAGTGGTGTCCCTTTGCGGAGCTCGTAGCTGGCCAGCCTGCCTTCGAGGTGTGTCGCTCAATGCTGGCGTCCCTGCAGCTG GCCAACGACCACACGGTGGAGATCACCCAGCAGCCGGGGCTGGAGGCGGCCGTGGACACCATGTCCCTGAGACTCCTCACACACCAACGGGCCCACAAGCGCTTCCAGACCTACGCTGCCCCCTCCATGGCCCAGCCCTGA